A DNA window from Massilia putida contains the following coding sequences:
- a CDS encoding TonB-dependent receptor — protein MRVSKPKLHPARSVMSVAVLMAMYGSTIGAAHAQDDAGNAPAASSKEDISKVVVTARRRAELIQDVPGAVTALSGAELEKQAIPDLTALTDKVPNTTLKTSRGTNTTLTAFIRGIGQQDPVAGYEQGVGIYLDDVYLARPQGALTDIYDLERIEVLRGPQGTLYGRNTIGGAVKYVTRKLAPKPMLDAKATLGTYGEADLVVKASTPVTDVLRVGGTLATFNRNGFGHNVLTGQQNYNKDLWAGRFSAELMPNSDLFVRFAYDRTVDDSQPRQGYRLTPGPAPANLQPLPGLYDTRADLYSVVGHKQQVINQGTSLLLEYTIDPTLSFKSITANRKSESYAPIDFDSLQTPLFEAPAIYSDHQTSQEFQLTYTGSRLQGVAGVFYMKANAFNKFDVLYNAAGGLSLLTYDDIDTRTWAAFADASYSLTDTFNVTVGGRYTDDQRRARIFKQTYLGLGGSALLGNPSAVAFGKPNTDLGKDDLDRTDKKFTPKVGIGWKVAPQHNIYSTFSKGFKGGMFDPRMDLTASGGPNSAASLAKRRGVAPEEVSTIELGLKSSMNGGRLQTNAAVFYTDYKNVQIPGSIPTFDAKGNVNGFAGTLTNAGKAKIDGLELEMIAYLTNALSVSAMYSHIDAKYKEWYVANGANLVNIAGSTEFQNTPKNAANLSVNYDWPLALAGRAGTLSLMNSVAYKSKVYQTEIARPTGVPSLDATIPGNLALAQGGFGLWDAGLVWTSSDRKYQFGLHGRNLTDKRYKVAGYNFSGFFNSVTAFYGDPRIVRATLNVKF, from the coding sequence ATGCGTGTTAGCAAGCCGAAACTGCACCCCGCCCGTTCCGTCATGTCCGTCGCCGTGTTGATGGCGATGTACGGCAGCACGATCGGGGCCGCCCATGCCCAGGACGACGCCGGCAACGCCCCCGCCGCGTCGTCCAAGGAAGACATCAGCAAGGTCGTCGTGACGGCCCGCCGCCGCGCCGAATTGATCCAGGACGTGCCGGGCGCCGTGACGGCGCTGTCGGGCGCCGAGCTCGAAAAACAGGCCATCCCCGACCTCACCGCCCTCACCGACAAGGTGCCGAACACCACGCTGAAGACCTCGCGCGGCACCAACACCACGCTGACCGCCTTCATCCGCGGCATCGGCCAGCAAGACCCGGTCGCCGGCTACGAGCAGGGTGTCGGCATCTATCTCGACGACGTCTACCTGGCGCGTCCGCAGGGCGCCCTCACCGACATCTACGACCTCGAACGCATCGAAGTGCTGCGCGGTCCCCAGGGCACGCTGTACGGCCGCAACACGATCGGCGGCGCCGTCAAGTACGTGACCCGCAAGCTCGCACCGAAACCCATGCTGGACGCGAAGGCCACGCTCGGCACCTATGGCGAGGCCGACCTGGTGGTGAAAGCCAGCACGCCCGTGACGGACGTCCTGCGCGTGGGCGGCACGCTCGCCACGTTCAACCGCAACGGTTTCGGCCACAACGTCCTTACCGGCCAGCAGAACTACAACAAGGACCTGTGGGCCGGCCGCTTCAGCGCGGAACTCATGCCGAACAGCGACCTGTTCGTGCGCTTCGCCTACGACCGCACGGTCGACGACTCGCAGCCGCGCCAGGGCTACCGCCTGACGCCGGGCCCCGCGCCCGCGAATCTCCAGCCGCTGCCCGGCCTGTACGACACGCGCGCCGACCTGTACTCGGTCGTCGGCCACAAGCAGCAGGTGATCAACCAAGGCACCTCGCTGCTGCTCGAATACACCATCGATCCGACCCTGTCGTTCAAGTCGATCACCGCCAACCGCAAGTCGGAATCGTATGCCCCGATCGACTTCGATTCGCTGCAGACGCCGCTGTTCGAGGCCCCGGCCATCTACAGCGACCACCAGACCAGCCAGGAATTCCAGCTGACCTACACCGGTTCGCGCCTGCAGGGCGTGGCCGGCGTGTTCTACATGAAGGCCAACGCCTTCAACAAGTTCGACGTGCTGTACAACGCGGCCGGCGGCCTGTCGCTGCTGACCTACGACGACATCGACACCCGCACGTGGGCCGCCTTCGCCGACGCCAGCTACAGCCTGACCGACACGTTCAACGTCACGGTCGGCGGCCGCTACACGGACGACCAGCGGCGCGCGCGCATCTTCAAGCAGACCTATCTCGGCCTGGGTGGCTCGGCGCTGCTCGGGAATCCGTCCGCCGTCGCGTTCGGCAAGCCGAACACGGATCTCGGCAAGGACGACCTGGACCGCACCGACAAGAAATTCACGCCGAAGGTCGGCATCGGCTGGAAGGTCGCGCCGCAACACAATATCTACAGCACCTTCTCGAAGGGCTTCAAGGGCGGCATGTTCGATCCGCGCATGGACCTGACGGCCTCCGGCGGCCCGAACTCGGCGGCCTCGCTGGCCAAGCGCCGCGGTGTCGCGCCGGAAGAAGTCAGCACCATCGAGCTGGGCCTCAAGTCGTCGATGAACGGCGGCCGCCTGCAGACGAATGCGGCCGTCTTCTACACCGACTACAAGAACGTGCAGATCCCCGGCTCGATCCCGACCTTCGACGCGAAGGGCAACGTGAACGGCTTCGCCGGCACCTTGACGAACGCCGGCAAGGCCAAGATCGACGGCCTCGAACTGGAGATGATCGCCTACCTGACCAATGCGCTCAGCGTCAGCGCGATGTACAGCCACATCGACGCCAAGTACAAGGAGTGGTATGTCGCGAACGGCGCGAACCTCGTCAACATCGCGGGCAGCACGGAATTCCAGAACACGCCGAAGAACGCCGCCAACCTGTCCGTGAACTACGACTGGCCGCTGGCGCTGGCGGGACGCGCCGGTACCCTGAGCCTGATGAACAGCGTCGCCTACAAGAGCAAGGTCTACCAGACCGAGATCGCACGCCCCACCGGCGTGCCCAGCCTGGATGCCACCATCCCCGGCAACCTGGCGCTGGCGCAGGGCGGCTTCGGCTTGTGGGACGCGGGCCTGGTCTGGACCAGTTCCGACCGCAAGTACCAGTTCGGCCTGCACGGCCGCAACCTGACGGACAAGCGCTACAAGGTGGCCGGCTATAACTTCTCCGGCTTCTTCAACTCCGTCACCGCCTTCTATGGCGACCCGCGCATCGTCCGCGCGACGCTGAACGTGAAGTTCTGA
- a CDS encoding LysR family transcriptional regulator — protein sequence MHSLPEWTDLRFFLELARAGTLSGASRRLDVEHTTVARRIDRLEQQLGTTLFDRSREGYELTEMGQALLPHAEAMEGAALAATEQLGGAEVAAHGVVRLGVPEVFGVRVVAPLLVKLFEEHPDLSIDLLALPRFANLANREADLGVMLDPPTTGRYMVTRLASFRFYLYASPSYLAKHPPIRTHADLERHDFVDYVQDRLASRELSYLNELGFTPRRRLCCSGMGAQIEAASLGMGLMMAPPYAVPDDGRLVQVLAGFYAERSFWLAAPTDLYRLRRVKVVWDLLRDLADNNPKLWWDNGDLGRAA from the coding sequence ATGCACAGCCTGCCGGAATGGACGGACCTGCGGTTTTTCCTGGAGCTGGCGCGCGCCGGCACCCTGTCGGGGGCCTCGCGCCGCCTCGACGTCGAGCACACGACCGTCGCGCGGCGCATCGACCGCCTCGAACAGCAGCTCGGCACGACCCTGTTCGACCGCTCGCGCGAAGGCTACGAGCTGACGGAGATGGGGCAAGCCCTGCTGCCGCATGCCGAGGCGATGGAAGGCGCGGCGCTGGCCGCCACCGAGCAGCTGGGCGGGGCGGAGGTGGCGGCGCACGGCGTCGTGCGCCTGGGCGTGCCGGAAGTGTTCGGGGTGCGCGTCGTGGCGCCCCTGCTCGTGAAACTGTTCGAGGAGCACCCGGACCTGTCGATCGACCTGCTGGCGCTGCCGCGCTTCGCCAACCTGGCCAACCGCGAGGCCGACCTCGGCGTCATGCTCGATCCGCCGACGACGGGCCGCTACATGGTGACGCGGCTCGCGTCGTTCCGCTTCTACCTGTACGCGTCCCCGTCCTACCTCGCCAAGCATCCGCCCATCCGCACGCATGCCGACCTGGAACGCCACGATTTCGTCGACTACGTGCAGGACCGCCTCGCCAGCCGCGAGCTGTCGTACCTGAACGAACTCGGATTCACGCCGCGCCGCCGCCTGTGCTGCTCGGGAATGGGGGCGCAGATCGAGGCGGCGTCGCTGGGCATGGGCCTCATGATGGCGCCGCCGTACGCCGTGCCGGACGACGGCCGCCTCGTGCAGGTCCTGGCCGGCTTTTACGCCGAGCGCTCGTTCTGGCTGGCGGCACCGACCGACCTGTACCGGCTGCGCCGCGTGAAGGTCGTGTGGGACCTGCTGCGCGACCTGGCCGACAACAATCC